In Theileria annulata chromosome 3, complete sequence, *** SEQUENCING IN PROGRESS ***, the sequence TGACGAAGAACAAATTAAAGAGATGATATATACATGTACAAATATAAGACCAGTCACAGTAACAGTGTGTTATGACCTGAAACGTGAAAAGAAACTCATATCAACCCTTGATCAAACTATAGAAGATTTCAATCATACAAGTCAAACTAATGATTCATACGTATGTTCTATTCTATATACActtataaatttacatattaatatttatactattaatatttatactattaatgGTTGATAATGGAATGTTTAGATAAGTTTGGATGGTATGGAAGAGATGAATGAGTTTTTTAGTAAATTGAAGGGTTCAGGTGAGTGTTTTTTGACATTTGAGAGTACAAACGATTGCCGTTCAGTTTTGGAACGGTTCCACAACAAGGAGTTCAAGCTGTACCAATGTGAGGTGGAGCCTGAGAACATTATATGGGAGAATATAGGTTACGAGAGTCATGTAAACAGGAAAGTGTTTGGGATTTCGATGGTGACAATAGCGATTCTGATGGCATATATTGTGTTATTTTTCGTACCCTATGcattttatactattacCTCACCTATGACTCACATTTTAGAGATTCTGGTCCTGGGTCTGTTTGTGGAGTTTGGAAATATTCTAATCTCACTGATTCTAAGGAACTTGATTGACAAGGCGGGGATCATAAACCGAGAAGTGGTTGACAGTTACTTGATGTTTTGCAAGTATTTCATCAGGCTGATTAACCTATTTCTCAACGTTGGGTTATCccatttcattaattatgGAGGCAGGAGTAAGGCATTATCATTTTTGGAGCATAACCCATATCTGGAATCACCTTCATTTAAGGTAGGAGAGGAAGTATCATTTAGCTTGAGCTTTAGTATTTATGTTGTCAACGTATTCGTGTTGATTCCAAACGCACTTTTCCTTCTGGAACACTATATAATACCCATTGTTAACTCGTTTCTCGTTTTAACTCTTGATTTCGAACCTAAAAGAGCAACCAGACTAATGCAATACTCGACGTTTAGTCTCTTCAGCTATTACTCAGACGACATGTCAAACCTCACCTGCTGTCTTTTACTATTCTTTTTAATAAAGGACCAGAAACAAGGTTCACTTGTCTTCCTCTCACTCCTAGTATCTTATATACTCAATTACGCCAAGTCTCAGTTCATACTTCTCAGACGCAGTTCCAGGAAACTCTATTCCACTTGGAGGTTATCATATTTCACCTATATCATGTGGGCCTTTCCCACCTTACTTTTGGCAGTTTGTCCCAGGTATTGGGACTGGCGAGGCGGAGAGGGTACCATcatttcaatttttatcaacGCAGTCCTTCACATTGTATTATACACCTTTATCATTCACATTGTTTTCTCCAAAACCTCCACACTCGACACTGAAATCACTCTCTCGGAAGTCCTCGAGGACAATTTCTTTAACGGATTTGAAATGGAACTTGACTACAAGGCACATAACCCagtatacaaatttaaaaaattcgCCTctcaatataattttttctaatattaaataaaattatgtttaagatattttattaaatagtatttataaaaattttaagatatttgtatttttaggtatatatttgtatttttagatatatatttgtattattgaaatttatttttttcctTGTGATCTTTGataagttttaaaattgcATTCTGTTCAGAGGAAGAAAATTCATCTAGACGTTTTACAGACTCAATTTCCTGAGTGTCGATGGTTTCGTGACCCTTGATAACACAGTCCCACCAGAGTTCCTCAGCTTTCTCAATGTTGAGAAGAATTCTGAAGCCGTCCTCAATACTCCAGAAACTATCGAAACTGTTAACCTTGTTACAGAACTCTCCATCAATTAACACCTGCCCtaagaaaaataaaaattaaaagttaCCTTGAAGATTTATAGTCAGCCTGTCCTTGGTGATGAGGACGGAAACGTCTTTGGTGGTTATTTTTTTTGGGGATAAAATTTCAAGAGTAACATCTCGGAAAGTCTGAGACCAGGCGTATTTCTCAGTAACTGCGCCGTTCCAGGTGTTGACAGTGTATTTTTTATCGGATTTATGAGGATTTGGAGTTCGATTCTCAGCCTCATTTGTGGGCCTGGTTTTATCAGAACTAAAATTTTGAGTTGAGGAGTCACTCCTACAGTTTGAAGGTAGCAAATAAGGCTGATTAGTTCTACGATACAGTAGAATATTATCCTCAATGATCTTGTTCACCAGGTCCCGCATTTGATTCGGCCTAAACCCTCTGGAGTTCACTGAGTCATCTAGACCGAATTCCTTCAACTGCTCAGGGGTTAAAACTGTGTGGCAGAAGTCAGTACGTCTTCTGAGGAAGGAAAAAAACTTCTCCAAGACGTCCTCTATACCCTTACACTCCTTTAAAGCCATAAACATAAACTCGTCAAAGTTGGCCGTCATTCTTACAAACTGCGTTCTACAAGTTTAGAGTAAGCTCTGCTGCTGAAATGCTCTCTGAAACTATGTTCTTCACTCTCCTAATATACTCGGTTCTGTTCTCCTGGTAAAGAGTTGCAGCTTCGTTATTAGCGGGACTCTTATTATTGGGGTCGGTTAGAAGTGACTGAATGTAAATGTGtgaattataaaatacttGGATGGATATTAATATTCCATGAACGTCAAACACAGGACTCCACTCGTTTTGGAGTATATCTAGGCAAATACTTCCGTCTTGGTACACTAATAAACACTTTCATTTCAGTTCTCTTACCGTTCGGGTGAAAGATTCTTGTTAAAAATTTGACCACTGGCGGCTTATTAGGATAATCTTGTGGAAAAGTAAGAGAAAGTGAGAAAATGCcttaaataattattaaaatttggaaaattaCCTCCTTCCCACTCAGTATTATCCGGGCCTAGAATGACAGCTTGCCAATGAAAAATATCGCTATCAACTGGACTTGCGCATATAGTTTCGGGTAAATCTTCCTGTAATTTTCTCAAATCTAGCATTAATCTTTTTGTCTGAacaaaaaatcaatttatgCATAATTCGGTGgaaaaattagtaaatttgagatattctatttaaattttgtataaaaataagcTTACCGCATCTCTAGCCAtaagtttaaattaaaaaacagtagcataaaatttaaaaatttaaaatttgatacTATGTTGCTTCGATTCGCTAACACTCTAAACAGTTGATATTTTCCATGGAGACTCAAGGCGAGATTTCTCCTACTGAGAAGGAGGCTTTGGCCAAGGAGTTTCGAGATTTGGAGGAGATACGGACTAGAGAAGCCAAATCTCGTGCTGTGGTTTTGGAGATTTTGGGTGATATTCCAGATGCTGATATTACACCTCCCAAGAACGTTTTATTTGTTTGTAAATTAAACCCTGTTACTGAAGAGAAGGacttaaaaattattttttcaagGTTTGAactttgattttattttttttagattCGGCAATGTTAGGAGCTGTGACATTATAAAGGACTATGTCACTGGTGATTCTCTTCAATATGGTTTCATCGAGTTTGAAACTGAGGAATCCTGCAATGAAGCTTATTTTAAGATGCAGAATGTTCTAATAGATGACAGAAGGTTAGTTTCACACgaatttattcttttagAATCCACGTTGACTTCTGCCAGTCAGTTTCTGGTTATTGGAAGCGTTTCTACGACAGGGAATTATTTACAAGAAAGAAACGTCACAATTCTGACTTGAATTATCGCAAAACTAACCACCGAAATCACAATTATAGGGATAGAAGTCCTGAACATCACCGCCATAGGCGCAAATCACGTTCTCATTCCAGAGAAAAGCATTATCGCAAACGTAGCAGAAGTAGAGAAAGGCATAGAGATAGAAGAAGTAGTAAACGTAGCAGTAGAGAAAGAAGTAGTAAGCGTAGCCGAAGTAGGGAAAGGCACCGTCGTCGTCATAGCTAGTCAATGTAAagtatttaaaaattaaggtttaatacatttttacCACTTGTTACTCTTTCCATAGTATCTATTAACCTTTGATCAGTTTCTGAGAATTTATGTTCCATTTCCTCAACTCTTCTGGTCATGCTCATGAGTGTTTTCAAAATATCCTTGTCCACTTGTTTTTTCTCAATATTTTCGAATTTTCTTGGCTTTTTGAGAGGCCTTTGCATTGAGTACCTAAGGCTGTGAGGAACATGTGCTCTTGAGCCGTCCATCTTCACTTCATAATACATGTTATGATGAAGGTTTATACACTCTCTATTCTTCTCAAGTGAAGCTGGTCTCTTCCAGCCCCTGAAATCCACGTCATATTGTTTTGGCCCATCCAACAAAATTTCCACGTGATCTGCTCCTTGGACGTGGTACATATTCCAGTATGCGTAAAATCTCAACAACGTCACTGGAGGGTAATCCAGTTCCATGCATTTCTTCATTACCTCAAAAACTCGCTTTGGTTCGACATCAGTCACTTCTATAAGATTACATACCCTTTTACACAAAATTTCAAGAAGCTCGTCGGCctaataattatagttTATCAGTGagtgtataaaattacctttgtaaaatgtgtaattattAAGGCGTCCAATATTAACATAATATCCTGaattgaaatttaattagtttaaacTAACTTTCATTGACAAAATATGCTTAAAAATGGTTATCATCCTGTAAAAGGTTTCCCAATTCTAAAATCATCAATAAAACTGCATTATTTACTAACCTTTTGGACTAtgactttattttttgatgAGTAATATAACACTTTTGCCACTGTAGCTATTGGATATTCCAGGAATTCTCCCTGAAGACCCAGTCTTGTTaagaaattgaaatataAAGGTGTTTTAGTCAGATCATCAAAAATCCTATGGAGCTGAATACGACTTAGGTAAGGTGAAAACTCATCAGTCACTATGCATGCATCAATTAGATATTCAGAGTCTGGATTTTTCAATAGGCAGAAATACTTTATCATGGTGCAAAAGAACAGGGAATCAGGTATCAATCTTTCACTCTTGACTCCTTCAGTAAATGCTTTCAACACTTTCAATATTCTATCAGGTCCCATATTATACTTGTTCCTCATCAAACTATTTTTAGTTCTGGCTATGACTCTACTTTGGAATTCATCTGACTCACTAAATGTTTCCAGTACTGAAATTGATGCTGTTGGGTTTAATTCAAAGTCTTCACTCGTCAATACCTTGGTAGTTTCATCAACCAGATACATATACTCTGTCAGGCCTGAATGTTGCAAACAGCTTACCAATGGAAATATTTGTGACTTTCTCGTTTCCATTGAGAAAATTTCTGGATCTTCCatttttttatctttaaaatttaaagcTTGGTATGATTTTCTAAAATCCTTCCCGAAATCAACTATTGAGTCCTTGTATAACTGAACAAATGTCTTCATGAACTGTGGTGTGACTAAGCTTTTGAAATTACTCATTAATGACAAAAATTTAAGTGCATCTTGTAACTCCATCCACTCGACTTTGTTAACCAAACTAAACTTCAGCTTTTCATGTACGaaatcaaatattttagacAGAAATGCTGAAAATACACTTTCCGGTAGAGTTGTTAGGTAAGAAATGTTCTTTACTATGTTTACTAGATGCTTTCCCTGTATATCATTTAGTCTTTTTAGTGTTATCAGTAGAGTCAAATCCAGAATATTTTCCACACGGCTTGTTATGTTCCATTGGACTAAGACGTCTGTTAGTGCTGACAAATATGTGCCATCTATCTCACATAATGTCTTTTTTTCCATATTATTTACCTCAATATCAGATATTCCATATTCCAGTCTTTGCATTTCCAGTGTTAAACCTTTTTCC encodes:
- a CDS encoding ubiquitin-conjugating enzyme E2, putative (note;~Tap-24g11.q1c.C.cand.113 - score = 17.50); the protein is MARDATKRLMLDLRKLQEDLPETICASPVDSDIFHWQAVILGPDNTEWEGGIFSLSLTFPQDYPNKPPVVKFLTRIFHPNVYQDGSICLDILQNEWSPVFDVHGILISIQVFYNSHIYIQSLLTDPNNKSPANNEAATLYQENRTEYIRRVKNIVSESISAAELTLNL
- a CDS encoding uncharacterized protein (note;~Tap-24g11.q1c.C.cand.114 - score = 22.48); translation: MTANFDEFMFMALKECKGIEDVLEKFFSFLRRRTDFCHTVLTPEQLKEFGLDDSVNSRGFRPNQMRDLVNKIIEDNILLYRRTNQPYLLPSNCRSDSSTQNFSSDKTRPTNEAENRTPNPHKSDKKYTVNTWNGAVTEKYAWSQTFRDVTLEILSPKKITTKDVSVLITKDRLTINLQGQVLIDGEFCNKVNSFDSFWSIEDGFRILLNIEKAEELWWDCVIKGHETIDTQEIESVKRLDEFSSSEQNAILKLIKDHKEKNKFQ
- a CDS encoding uncharacterized protein (note;~Tap-24g11.q1c.cand.128 - score = 35.76;~7 probable transmembrane helices predicted for TA03970 by TMHMM2.0 at aa 66-88, 103-125, 145-164, 193-215, 277-299, 314-336 and 343-365) — translated: MEEMNEFFSKLKGSGECFLTFESTNDCRSVLERFHNKEFKLYQCEVEPENIIWENIGYESHVNRKVFGISMVTIAILMAYIVLFFVPYAFYTITSPMTHILEILVLGLFVEFGNILISLILRNLIDKAGIINREVVDSYLMFCKYFIRLINLFLNVGLSHFINYGGRSKALSFLEHNPYLESPSFKVGEEVSFSLSFSIYVVNVFVLIPNALFLLEHYIIPIVNSFLVLTLDFEPKRATRLMQYSTFSLFSYYSDDMSNLTCCLLLFFLIKDQKQGSLVFLSLLVSYILNYAKSQFILLRRSSRKLYSTWRLSYFTYIMWAFPTLLLAVCPRYWDWRGGEGTIISIFINAVLHIVLYTFIIHIVFSKTSTLDTEITLSEVLEDNFFNGFEMELDYKAHNPVYKFKKFASQYNFF
- a CDS encoding uncharacterized protein (note;~Tap-24g11.q1c.cand.129 - score = 16.46) yields the protein METQGEISPTEKEALAKEFRDLEEIRTREAKSRAVVLEILGDIPDADITPPKNVLFVCKLNPVTEEKDLKIIFSRFGNVRSCDIIKDYVTGDSLQYGFIEFETEESCNEAYFKMQNVLIDDRRLVSHEFILLESTLTSASQFLVIGSVSTTGNYLQERNVTILT